TTCTGCAGTATACAGACGTGCTAAAAACTTAAGTGATACGGTTGCTTTTGGTACACAGCTGGAAGTTAATCATAGAAAATATGAGGGAATTAAGCATTCAATTTATGCTAAATCTCCTTCAGAAGAGCTACCAAGAGTTTGGGTAGGGGGAGAGCAATGTACACAGCCTTACCATGCATCACTGTTTAATATTTCAGCAATGAGTTTTGGAGCTTTGAGTGACAGAGCACAGATTTCATTGAATAGAGGAGCAAAAAAAGGGAATTTTTATCATAATACAGGAGAAGGAGGAATTTCACCTTACCACATGGAAGGAGGAGATTTATGCTGGCAGATTGGAACAGGATACTTTGGATGTCGTGATGATGAGGGGAAATTTAATCCTGAATTATTTGCAAAATATTCTACACTTCCTAATGTGAAAATGGTAGAAATCAAATTATCACAAGGAGCAAAACCGGGGCATGGAGGAGTACTTCCAGGGGTTAAAAACACTCCGGAAATTGCTGCAATTCGTCACGTAACACCTGGTATGACCGTTATTTCACCACCATCTCATACTTCTTTTTCTGATGCGGCCGGATTATTAAGGTTTGTACAGGAGCTAAGAGAACTTTCAGGAGGAAAACCAGTTGGGTTTAAGCTTTGTATTGGTGATACAAAAGAATTTGAGGATATCTGTGTACAAATGAATGTACTGAAGATTTACCCTGATTTTATTACTATTGATGGAGCAGAAGGAGGAACAGGTGCAGCACCACCTGAATTCTCAGATGGAGTAGGGATGCCTTTGGAGCCAGCCTTGATATTTGTAAACAGAACATTGAACAATTATAACCTTAGACATAAATTAAGAGTTATTGCCAGTGGTAAAGTTCTTACGAGTTTAGATATCTTAAGAGCGGTTGCTATGGGAGCAGATATGTGTAACAATGCAAGAGGATTTATGTTCTCTTTAGGATGTATTCAGGCATTAAGATGTAATTCAAACAACTGTCCTACGGGAGTTGCAACACAGGATAAAATGCTTATTAAAGGACTTGATGTGACGGACAAGGCGGAAAGGGTGTATCACTTCCATAAAAACACACTTCATACCTGCAATGAGCTAATTGCTGCAGCCGGAAGAAGTTCCTATGAAGAAGTAGATGCAACAATGTTTATGAGAGGAGATGAATTCGACCATCTTGCAGACCTATATTTCCCGGATATTTTAGGAAATGTAAAGCAAAAAGCAAGATCTTAATAACAGAATAAATAAAGCTGTCTTAAGCAGATGATTTAAAACATAAAAAAATCAGAATAGCATATTGTCTATTCTGATTTTTTTGCTTTACAAATAAGATCTTGTGAACTAGAATTATGATATAATAAAGATGAGGTTCTTACAGGTTTTCGGCTCATAAAGTGAGATTTTAAGATCTTAATCAACCCTCTTTATATAAAGTTCTTGAAAACGTTTATAAATAAAAAACCGCCTGTGGTAGGCGGTTTTTTATTTGTTTATATTTTT
This genomic interval from Chryseobacterium joostei contains the following:
- a CDS encoding FMN-binding glutamate synthase family protein; translation: MRDKFLSWGIVLVLATWAVALLIRAHYWIPTLLSAIYALGVYNAYQSKHAILRNFPVLGYFRYFFESISPEMQQYFIERETDGKPFPRNQRSAVYRRAKNLSDTVAFGTQLEVNHRKYEGIKHSIYAKSPSEELPRVWVGGEQCTQPYHASLFNISAMSFGALSDRAQISLNRGAKKGNFYHNTGEGGISPYHMEGGDLCWQIGTGYFGCRDDEGKFNPELFAKYSTLPNVKMVEIKLSQGAKPGHGGVLPGVKNTPEIAAIRHVTPGMTVISPPSHTSFSDAAGLLRFVQELRELSGGKPVGFKLCIGDTKEFEDICVQMNVLKIYPDFITIDGAEGGTGAAPPEFSDGVGMPLEPALIFVNRTLNNYNLRHKLRVIASGKVLTSLDILRAVAMGADMCNNARGFMFSLGCIQALRCNSNNCPTGVATQDKMLIKGLDVTDKAERVYHFHKNTLHTCNELIAAAGRSSYEEVDATMFMRGDEFDHLADLYFPDILGNVKQKARS